A stretch of the Kushneria konosiri genome encodes the following:
- a CDS encoding FadR/GntR family transcriptional regulator: MNDTAAPDAHHVADQLIKDILDGRYQPGDFIPKELEICRHFGLSRNVVRRHLGALVNGGIIERISGYGSRVREFSQWHILDPAVTDWITRFAGPHLEIQREILSFRLTVEPWVAMMAASSATARDLVAMEEAFEGMRHHHLDEDTTQHDHCDVSFHVAIYYATHNIVWSQLSHVLRPSIHLLVSHSNTRTLDPAHSLQSHRRLMDAIRMRQSDEAYHAAVSVLENTARALNVDIHTASVPAHMPINIATDR, from the coding sequence ATGAACGATACCGCCGCCCCAGACGCACACCATGTGGCCGATCAGCTGATCAAGGACATTCTTGACGGGCGCTATCAGCCAGGCGATTTCATTCCCAAGGAGCTGGAAATCTGCCGGCATTTCGGCCTGAGCCGCAACGTGGTCCGGCGTCATCTGGGGGCGCTGGTCAATGGCGGCATCATCGAGCGTATTTCCGGCTATGGCTCACGGGTGCGCGAATTTTCGCAGTGGCACATTCTCGATCCTGCCGTTACGGACTGGATCACCCGCTTTGCCGGCCCGCATCTGGAAATTCAGCGTGAAATCCTGAGCTTTCGCCTGACGGTCGAACCCTGGGTGGCCATGATGGCCGCCAGCAGCGCTACGGCCCGGGACCTGGTGGCCATGGAGGAGGCGTTTGAGGGCATGCGCCATCACCATCTTGACGAAGACACTACCCAGCACGACCATTGCGATGTCTCCTTTCACGTCGCCATCTATTACGCCACCCACAACATTGTCTGGTCGCAGCTCTCCCACGTACTGCGCCCCTCGATTCATCTACTGGTCTCCCACAGCAATACCCGCACGCTCGACCCGGCCCACAGCCTTCAGAGCCATCGTCGACTCATGGACGCCATTCGCATGCGCCAGTCTGATGAGGCCTATCACGCCGCCGTCTCTGTATTGGAAAATACCGCCAGGGCACTGAATGTCGATATTCACACCGCATCAGTGCCGGCTCACATGCCCATCAATATCGCCACTGACCGCTAG
- a CDS encoding SMP-30/gluconolactonase/LRE family protein, with protein MLEPHLTLTMALGEGPHWDVDQQRLYWVDILSGECHQLDPESNQHQVQRYDEPLAYVVPDDQGGYLAAFRSGLWQLDHQGQKQHHLVEGPQNPEISWCNDSHCDAHGRLWFGTKNAEETHPTGALFSYQEALTTHFEGVTIANGIAISPDHRWLYFSDTPTHRIYRYPLDIEQGTLGEPELFADTRALALPGSPDGAAIDEAGHYWIAMYGGGVVVHFDDRGNVVETLPLLAPNPTKVTFGDSDLRTLYVTCARQGLEQATLDQYPDAGSLFSTRVDTPGLPGHRYRHTA; from the coding sequence ATGCTGGAACCGCACCTGACACTGACCATGGCGCTGGGAGAAGGTCCGCACTGGGACGTCGACCAGCAGCGTCTTTACTGGGTCGATATCCTGAGCGGCGAATGTCATCAGCTCGACCCCGAAAGCAATCAGCACCAGGTTCAGCGTTATGATGAGCCGCTGGCCTACGTCGTTCCCGACGATCAGGGCGGGTACCTGGCCGCCTTTCGTTCCGGCCTGTGGCAGCTGGATCATCAGGGGCAAAAACAGCATCACCTGGTCGAAGGTCCCCAGAATCCGGAGATCAGCTGGTGCAACGACAGCCACTGCGATGCTCATGGCCGGCTGTGGTTTGGCACCAAAAATGCCGAAGAAACCCATCCTACCGGTGCCCTGTTCAGCTACCAGGAAGCACTCACCACGCATTTCGAGGGCGTGACCATCGCCAATGGCATCGCCATCAGCCCCGATCATCGCTGGCTCTATTTCAGCGACACGCCAACCCACAGGATTTATCGCTACCCGCTGGACATCGAGCAGGGCACGCTGGGCGAGCCCGAGCTTTTTGCTGATACGAGAGCTCTGGCCCTGCCGGGGTCACCGGATGGTGCTGCCATTGATGAGGCCGGCCATTACTGGATTGCCATGTATGGCGGCGGAGTCGTGGTGCACTTTGACGATCGCGGCAACGTGGTAGAAACCCTGCCGCTGCTGGCCCCCAATCCCACCAAGGTCACCTTCGGCGACAGCGACCTGCGCACGCTTTACGTTACCTGCGCACGCCAGGGACTGGAGCAGGCCACACTGGATCAATATCCTGATGCCGGCTCGCTCTTTTCCACGCGAGTGGATACTCCCGGCCTGCCCGGCCATCGCTATCGTCACACGGCCTGA
- a CDS encoding 2-hydroxyacid dehydrogenase codes for MRILIHAPEAKRWQAALTRELHPILPEADIVTTQDVGEGPADLLIVWKPTASLLACQDDSLKAIFNAGAGVDALLNLPDLPDVPIVRLRDAGMGMLMADYALYGVLHFYRDMDRYHRQQTDQHWQEQPLADRSNWRVGILGLGTLGQVCAQRISAQGFEVQGWSRSPKHLEGIDTHHGDDGLTTFLNTSRIMVSLLPDTPETRGLLNAQRLAQLPEGAVVINVGRGTTLDPDALLALVDSGHLRGAMLDVFPEEPLSPQHPLWQAPGVIITPHIAAPTDVNAGARQFAADLLALTQGEPIDTVDRATGY; via the coding sequence ATGCGCATTTTGATTCACGCCCCCGAGGCAAAACGCTGGCAGGCAGCGCTGACGCGAGAGCTGCACCCGATATTGCCCGAGGCCGACATCGTGACCACGCAGGACGTCGGTGAAGGGCCTGCCGATCTGCTGATCGTCTGGAAACCGACGGCCTCATTGCTGGCGTGTCAGGATGACTCTCTGAAGGCGATCTTCAACGCCGGCGCCGGCGTGGACGCACTGCTGAACCTGCCGGATCTGCCGGACGTCCCCATCGTTCGCCTGCGTGACGCCGGCATGGGCATGCTGATGGCCGACTATGCGCTTTATGGCGTGCTGCACTTTTATCGGGACATGGATCGCTATCACCGACAGCAGACCGATCAGCACTGGCAGGAGCAGCCGCTGGCCGATCGCAGCAACTGGCGCGTGGGCATCCTGGGGCTGGGCACCCTCGGCCAGGTCTGTGCCCAGCGCATCAGTGCCCAGGGGTTTGAGGTTCAGGGCTGGAGCCGCTCCCCCAAGCATCTTGAAGGGATCGATACACATCATGGTGACGATGGCCTGACCACTTTCCTGAACACTTCCCGGATCATGGTCAGCCTGCTGCCGGACACGCCCGAGACGCGCGGGCTGCTCAACGCACAGCGCCTGGCCCAGCTGCCCGAAGGCGCCGTGGTCATCAATGTCGGACGGGGAACCACGCTGGACCCGGACGCCCTGCTCGCGCTTGTCGATAGCGGCCATCTTCGCGGTGCGATGCTGGATGTTTTCCCGGAAGAGCCTTTGTCGCCCCAGCATCCGCTCTGGCAGGCCCCCGGAGTCATCATAACGCCGCATATTGCTGCACCTACCGATGTGAACGCGGGCGCCCGACAATTCGCCGCCGACCTTCTGGCGCTGACGCAGGGCGAGCCCATCGATACTGTTGATCGAGCCACAGGCTATTGA
- the corA gene encoding magnesium/cobalt transporter CorA — MIRTYSLEQQTIHELADDALEARLSQATWIDAQEPSDSEREALAPFLAEELPGSTDVEEIESSARYFSDADGLHVHSLFLTRNEGKHQNTTVAFILQPQRLLSLREEDLADFRLLRLRARRGQIEAGSPQELMVTIFEQKVENLADSVEDMHRDLEQVSHQVLEVEDSDLEDAIDRLAKVEDSVGKIRLCLMDTQRSLHFLLRHLRRHPELQEQAREVLQDVDALMSHNTFLSDKVNFLMDTTQGFINIQQNQIIKIFSIASVVFLPPTMIASIYGMNFDVMPELHWPLGYPFAIFVMFLSGLTPFLYFKHRGWL, encoded by the coding sequence ATGATCAGGACCTACAGCCTTGAGCAGCAGACCATTCACGAACTGGCAGACGACGCGCTTGAAGCGCGCCTGTCGCAGGCGACCTGGATCGATGCGCAGGAACCCAGTGACAGTGAGCGAGAGGCACTGGCCCCCTTTCTTGCCGAAGAACTGCCCGGAAGCACCGATGTCGAAGAGATCGAATCCTCGGCACGCTATTTCTCGGATGCCGACGGCCTTCACGTTCACTCGCTGTTTCTGACCCGCAACGAAGGCAAGCACCAGAACACCACGGTGGCCTTCATCCTTCAGCCACAGCGGCTCCTGAGCCTGCGCGAAGAGGATCTGGCAGATTTCAGGCTGCTGCGTCTGCGGGCACGGCGCGGTCAGATTGAGGCCGGCTCGCCCCAGGAGCTGATGGTGACCATCTTCGAGCAGAAGGTGGAAAACCTTGCTGACAGCGTCGAGGACATGCACCGCGATCTCGAGCAGGTCAGCCATCAGGTTCTCGAGGTCGAAGACTCGGATCTCGAGGACGCCATTGATCGACTGGCCAAGGTCGAGGACAGCGTCGGCAAGATCCGGCTGTGCCTGATGGATACCCAGCGCTCGCTCCATTTCCTGCTGCGCCACCTGCGCCGCCACCCGGAACTTCAGGAACAGGCCCGTGAGGTGCTTCAGGACGTGGACGCCCTGATGTCGCACAACACGTTTTTGTCCGACAAGGTCAACTTCCTCATGGATACGACCCAGGGCTTTATCAATATCCAGCAAAACCAGATCATCAAGATCTTCTCGATCGCCTCGGTCGTGTTTCTCCCCCCGACCATGATCGCCAGCATTTATGGCATGAACTTTGATGTCATGCCCGAACTGCACTGGCCGCTGGGCTATCCCTTTGCCATTTTTGTCATGTTCCTGTCAGGCCTGACGCCCTTTTTGTACTTTAAACATCGCGGCTGGCTCTGA
- a CDS encoding chemotaxis protein CheW → MSHHDTSTYGVLGIGGSNVALPISTLREVADLPEALTPAPLAPVWSLGAFMLRDEMIPVIDLARLLQLDDGTGTRNAGDRVAIVHWQSGVVGLRVDAIHGIMPVARERLQTLEHHDARTTALIPAAFNFSNDGEDRLVYVLELEALFALDGVMRSLSAGTVNDIGVNDLEHSRTPRQRHRALVIECLGVHLSLPAAMVREIQPLEKLAPPVIEIDGYMGTAPLRKSQMAVFCPLILARLEKRCKASAGLMVVVTVRGQLMGLAATRVLRMIDYDPAGVMPLADNHDNANATVAGIMTHPELGDSLLLDESRFATDQDFLTIAAMYAGQQEKGHTQGEVYRRFAFVHYDAFGQYVTPLEQLDEVIAMPEGFTPSTNAQEGWAGTLPHRDHAVSLIDLRRLLNTPHNTPATDVLIVACGDYRVGFMIDNARHIEYLDAPANSLIIRWRGEQEPDTPPIEQCKRLIVVGTGANKKVMSVLCLETLATLLVDINAEHHCTMIDAASQVASA, encoded by the coding sequence ATGAGCCATCACGACACCAGCACCTATGGCGTTTTAGGCATCGGCGGCAGCAATGTCGCCCTGCCCATCAGCACACTGCGGGAAGTGGCCGATCTGCCTGAGGCGCTAACGCCGGCGCCGCTGGCACCGGTCTGGTCGCTCGGCGCCTTCATGCTGCGCGATGAAATGATTCCGGTGATCGATCTGGCACGGCTACTGCAGCTTGATGACGGCACCGGCACGCGAAATGCCGGTGATCGGGTGGCCATCGTGCACTGGCAGTCAGGCGTTGTCGGCCTGCGTGTGGATGCCATTCACGGCATCATGCCTGTCGCGAGAGAGCGCCTTCAGACGCTGGAGCACCATGATGCGCGCACCACCGCCCTGATTCCGGCCGCCTTTAACTTCTCTAATGACGGCGAGGATCGACTGGTCTATGTGCTGGAGCTCGAGGCGCTCTTTGCTCTTGATGGCGTGATGCGCTCACTCTCGGCCGGCACCGTTAATGATATCGGCGTGAACGACCTGGAGCACTCGCGCACGCCCCGTCAACGCCACAGAGCCCTCGTGATTGAATGTCTGGGGGTTCATCTCAGTCTTCCGGCCGCGATGGTGCGTGAAATTCAGCCGCTGGAAAAGCTCGCCCCACCGGTGATCGAGATCGATGGGTACATGGGCACTGCGCCACTGCGTAAAAGCCAGATGGCGGTGTTCTGTCCGCTGATATTGGCCCGCCTCGAGAAAAGGTGCAAAGCCAGTGCCGGGTTGATGGTCGTGGTGACCGTTCGCGGCCAGTTGATGGGGCTGGCGGCCACTCGAGTGCTGCGCATGATTGATTACGACCCGGCAGGCGTCATGCCGCTGGCCGACAATCACGACAATGCCAATGCGACCGTCGCCGGCATAATGACGCATCCCGAACTGGGCGATTCGCTGCTGCTCGATGAAAGCCGCTTTGCCACCGACCAGGACTTTCTCACCATTGCGGCCATGTATGCCGGCCAGCAGGAGAAAGGCCATACGCAAGGCGAGGTCTATCGCCGCTTCGCCTTTGTGCACTATGACGCCTTTGGCCAGTATGTGACCCCGCTGGAGCAGCTCGATGAAGTCATCGCCATGCCCGAAGGTTTCACGCCCAGCACCAATGCACAGGAAGGCTGGGCTGGCACCCTGCCCCATCGTGATCACGCCGTATCGCTGATTGATCTGCGCAGGCTTTTGAACACGCCCCACAACACGCCGGCCACCGATGTTCTCATCGTGGCCTGCGGCGACTACCGGGTCGGCTTCATGATCGATAACGCCCGTCATATCGAGTATCTCGACGCCCCGGCCAACAGCCTAATCATTCGCTGGCGAGGGGAGCAGGAACCCGACACGCCGCCCATCGAACAGTGCAAGCGTCTGATCGTGGTCGGCACCGGGGCCAACAAGAAAGTCATGTCGGTGCTGTGTCTGGAAACGCTGGCCACACTGCTGGTGGATATCAATGCTGAACATCACTGCACCATGATCGATGCAGCCTCTCAGGTAGCGTCCGCCTGA
- a CDS encoding methyl-accepting chemotaxis protein, whose protein sequence is MTDITSREDYFRAAIDRAQAVIEFTTEGIIVDANENFLKAVGYTLEDIKGKHHRMFCDPEEAASAEYRSFWQKLGRGEFDAGEYRRIGNNGREIWLQATYNPIFDDTGKPVRVVKFASDITAQKQHDAEFEGKVEAINRAQAVIEFDLKGNILAANDNFLATMGYRASEVIGEHHRMFCNETYIRTAEYRNFWKELAQGEFAQGEYKRFRKDGSEVWLQATYNPILDAVGRPYKVVKFATDITTRKLTNAEFEGKVNAISHAQAVIEFDLEGHILDANANFLSAIGYRIDDIRGQHHRMFCDPADVSSDDYHHFWDELNRGKTMSGEFRRIGRNGREVWLQATYNPILDMDGRPFKVVKFATDITTRKRESAELEGRLKAIDRAQAVIEFDLKGNILAANQNFLHTMGYTLDEVLGQHHRIFCEDDHVVSTEYRDFWQKLGQGELFSGRFSRLGKFGRRVWIQGTYNPILDAMGVPYKIIKFATDITDQVKLEESIRDQAASMSSSVTGLNASINAIAENAQLTQQLAHFTREEAQRGSDTLKHSVEVMAAIRKASEDVDAIVKVIGEIANQTNLLAFNAAIEAARAGEHGLGFSVVADEVRKLAEKSSDATRQINRLLGESSRRIEEGNIVSHDARASFDKIMEGIEKTSTSVDEITHATRAQLETAEHVERSILALNAATGTTHADGGTRSASRKSV, encoded by the coding sequence ATGACCGACATTACTAGCAGAGAAGATTATTTCCGAGCCGCCATTGATCGCGCTCAGGCCGTCATCGAGTTCACCACCGAAGGCATCATTGTCGATGCCAATGAAAACTTTCTGAAGGCAGTGGGCTATACCCTCGAAGATATCAAGGGCAAGCATCACCGCATGTTCTGCGACCCGGAAGAAGCGGCCTCTGCCGAATATCGTTCTTTCTGGCAAAAGCTGGGGCGTGGCGAATTTGATGCCGGCGAATATCGACGTATCGGTAACAACGGTCGCGAAATCTGGCTGCAGGCCACCTATAACCCCATTTTCGATGACACCGGCAAGCCCGTACGAGTTGTGAAGTTTGCCTCCGACATCACCGCTCAAAAGCAGCACGACGCCGAGTTTGAAGGCAAGGTGGAGGCCATCAACCGCGCTCAGGCCGTCATCGAGTTCGACCTGAAGGGCAATATCCTGGCCGCCAACGACAACTTTCTGGCCACCATGGGCTACCGGGCCAGCGAAGTTATCGGTGAACACCACCGCATGTTCTGTAACGAGACCTACATCAGGACGGCGGAATATCGCAATTTCTGGAAGGAACTGGCGCAGGGTGAATTTGCCCAGGGCGAATACAAGCGTTTTCGCAAGGACGGTAGCGAAGTCTGGCTACAGGCCACCTATAACCCGATTCTGGATGCCGTTGGCCGGCCCTATAAAGTGGTCAAGTTCGCCACCGACATTACCACCCGCAAGCTGACCAACGCCGAGTTTGAAGGCAAGGTCAACGCCATCAGCCATGCTCAGGCGGTGATCGAGTTCGATCTTGAAGGCCATATCCTCGATGCCAATGCCAACTTCCTGAGCGCCATCGGTTACCGGATCGACGATATTCGCGGCCAGCACCACCGAATGTTTTGTGACCCGGCCGACGTCAGCAGCGATGACTATCACCACTTCTGGGATGAACTCAATCGTGGCAAGACCATGAGCGGCGAGTTCCGGCGTATTGGACGCAATGGTCGCGAAGTCTGGCTGCAGGCGACCTACAATCCGATCCTCGACATGGATGGTCGCCCTTTCAAGGTGGTCAAGTTTGCCACCGACATCACGACCAGAAAACGCGAGAGCGCCGAACTCGAAGGCCGTCTCAAGGCGATCGATCGCGCCCAGGCCGTGATCGAGTTTGATCTCAAGGGCAACATTCTTGCGGCCAACCAGAACTTTCTTCACACCATGGGCTACACCCTGGATGAAGTGCTGGGTCAGCATCATCGAATTTTCTGTGAAGATGACCACGTCGTCAGCACCGAATATCGCGATTTCTGGCAAAAACTCGGTCAGGGCGAACTGTTCAGCGGCCGTTTCAGCCGTTTGGGCAAGTTTGGGCGTCGCGTCTGGATTCAGGGCACCTATAACCCGATTCTTGATGCCATGGGCGTCCCCTACAAGATCATCAAATTTGCTACCGACATTACCGATCAGGTGAAGCTCGAGGAGAGCATCAGGGATCAGGCCGCCTCAATGAGCTCAAGCGTTACGGGACTGAATGCGTCAATCAACGCCATTGCCGAAAATGCGCAGCTCACGCAACAACTGGCCCATTTTACCCGGGAAGAGGCGCAGCGCGGCAGCGATACGCTAAAGCATTCGGTCGAGGTCATGGCCGCCATTCGCAAGGCTTCCGAGGACGTGGATGCCATCGTCAAGGTCATTGGCGAAATTGCCAATCAGACCAATCTGCTGGCCTTCAACGCCGCCATCGAAGCGGCCCGTGCCGGCGAACATGGACTGGGCTTTTCGGTTGTCGCCGATGAGGTCAGGAAACTGGCCGAAAAATCCTCCGACGCCACACGCCAGATCAACAGATTGCTGGGAGAATCCAGCCGACGCATTGAAGAAGGCAACATCGTCTCACACGATGCCAGAGCCTCCTTTGACAAGATCATGGAGGGCATTGAAAAAACCAGCACGTCAGTTGATGAAATCACTCACGCCACGCGCGCGCAACTTGAAACGGCCGAGCATGTCGAACGCTCGATTCTGGCCCTGAATGCCGCCACCGGCACGACTCACGCCGACGGCGGTACCCGCAGCGCTTCTCGCAAGAGCGTCTGA
- the doeA gene encoding ectoine hydrolase DoeA (DoeA (degradation of ectoine A) is also called EutD (ectoine utilization D).), translating into MTDIALPFTREEYAQRLARVRAAMARAELDLLIVYDPSNMAWLTGYDGWSFYVHQCVLISLDQDPVWYGRRQDSNGAIRTCYMNPETHVTWYPDYYVQNPDMHPMEYLSQSILPQWQWHRGRIGVEMDNYYFSAKAYTSLLANLPEATLVDANGLVNWCRAIKSPTEIEYMRVAGRIVDEMHARILDMVEPGLPKSRLVAEIYRAGVEGVEGHGGDYPAIVPLLPTGKDAAAPHLTWDDAPFKQDEGTFFEIAGVYKRYHAPLSRTVFLGRPTRDFLRGESALLEGIENGLEVAKPGNRCCDLAMALGAAMDKWGFDRGGARCGYPIGLSYPPDWGERTMSLRPSDTTVLEPGMTFHFMPGMWMDDWGLEITESILITETGVETLSNFPRQLFVK; encoded by the coding sequence ATGACCGACATTGCACTTCCCTTTACGCGCGAGGAATATGCTCAGCGCCTGGCCCGGGTAAGAGCGGCGATGGCGCGTGCCGAGCTGGATCTTCTGATCGTTTATGACCCTTCCAACATGGCATGGCTGACCGGCTATGACGGCTGGTCCTTCTATGTTCACCAGTGTGTGCTGATCAGTCTTGATCAGGATCCGGTCTGGTATGGTCGACGCCAGGACAGCAATGGCGCGATACGCACCTGCTACATGAATCCCGAAACGCATGTGACCTGGTATCCGGACTATTACGTCCAGAACCCCGACATGCATCCGATGGAGTATCTGTCCCAGTCAATTCTGCCCCAGTGGCAGTGGCATCGCGGGCGCATCGGCGTCGAGATGGACAACTACTACTTCTCGGCAAAGGCCTATACCAGCCTGCTGGCAAACCTGCCCGAGGCGACGCTGGTTGATGCCAATGGACTGGTCAACTGGTGCCGGGCGATCAAGTCGCCGACCGAGATCGAGTACATGCGGGTGGCCGGTCGCATCGTGGATGAAATGCATGCCCGCATTCTGGACATGGTCGAGCCGGGCCTGCCCAAGAGCCGGCTGGTGGCGGAAATTTACCGGGCCGGTGTTGAAGGCGTGGAAGGCCATGGCGGTGACTACCCGGCCATCGTGCCGCTGTTGCCCACTGGCAAGGACGCGGCCGCGCCGCATTTGACCTGGGATGATGCGCCGTTCAAACAGGACGAAGGCACCTTTTTTGAGATTGCCGGTGTCTACAAGCGCTATCACGCGCCGCTGTCGCGAACGGTATTTCTCGGGCGCCCGACACGAGACTTCCTGCGTGGGGAATCTGCCCTGCTGGAGGGCATCGAAAACGGGCTTGAGGTCGCCAAACCCGGCAACCGCTGCTGCGATCTGGCCATGGCGCTGGGGGCTGCGATGGACAAGTGGGGCTTCGACCGGGGCGGTGCTCGCTGTGGCTATCCCATCGGTCTGAGCTATCCGCCCGACTGGGGCGAGCGCACCATGAGCCTGCGTCCCAGTGACACCACCGTACTCGAACCCGGCATGACCTTTCACTTCATGCCAGGCATGTGGATGGATGACTGGGGGCTCGAGATCACCGAGTCGATCCTGATCACCGAAACCGGGGTGGAAACCCTCAGCAACTTTCCTCGTCAGCTTTTCGTTAAATAG
- the doeB gene encoding N(2)-acetyl-L-2,4-diaminobutanoate deacetylase DoeB, which yields MRPSPISATVDFDADGVQHGFLKLPVSHDESAWGAVMIPITVVKNGEGPTALLTGGNHGDEYEGITALLKLARRLTAEEVQGRVIIVPMMNQPAAQAGRRTSPMDRGNLNRSFPGDPDGGPTRQIADYFTRYLVPMCDYALDLHSGGRTLDILPFAAAHRLDDLELERKSLKGAIDFGASTAIMMYELDAAALYDTVVENQGKVLVTTELGGGGTSTPASIEISERGVRNFLIFAGITQGEIQRPARQQHVEMPDASCYVQSEHTGLLEMTCALGGLVREGEVVARIWDITRTGADPVEYRASRDGLVLARRFPARVEMGDTLIVIGEVVETLER from the coding sequence ATGCGTCCAAGTCCGATCTCTGCCACTGTCGATTTTGATGCCGATGGCGTCCAGCACGGCTTTCTCAAACTACCGGTCTCTCATGATGAATCCGCCTGGGGGGCGGTGATGATTCCGATTACCGTGGTCAAGAACGGAGAGGGGCCCACCGCGCTTCTGACCGGCGGCAATCACGGTGATGAATATGAGGGCATCACGGCGCTTTTGAAACTCGCCAGACGCCTGACGGCGGAAGAGGTTCAGGGGCGTGTGATCATCGTGCCGATGATGAATCAGCCGGCAGCGCAGGCCGGCAGACGCACCTCGCCGATGGATCGCGGTAATCTCAATCGCAGCTTTCCGGGGGACCCGGATGGTGGCCCGACAAGACAGATTGCCGACTACTTTACCCGCTACCTGGTGCCGATGTGCGACTACGCACTGGATCTACATTCAGGCGGGCGCACGCTGGATATCCTGCCGTTTGCTGCCGCTCACCGACTTGATGATCTCGAGCTTGAACGCAAAAGCCTCAAGGGCGCCATCGACTTTGGCGCCTCGACCGCCATCATGATGTATGAGCTTGATGCGGCAGCGCTCTACGACACGGTGGTGGAAAATCAGGGCAAGGTGCTGGTGACCACCGAGCTGGGCGGTGGCGGTACTTCGACGCCGGCCAGTATCGAGATCAGCGAGCGCGGCGTGCGCAATTTCCTGATCTTTGCCGGTATTACCCAGGGGGAAATTCAGCGCCCGGCGCGCCAGCAGCATGTCGAGATGCCGGACGCCTCCTGCTACGTGCAAAGCGAGCACACGGGGCTTCTGGAAATGACCTGCGCACTCGGCGGGCTGGTCAGGGAAGGCGAAGTAGTCGCACGTATCTGGGATATCACGCGTACCGGTGCCGACCCGGTGGAATATCGCGCCAGCCGTGACGGCCTGGTGCTGGCCCGGCGCTTTCCGGCACGCGTTGAAATGGGCGATACCCTGATCGTCATTGGCGAGGTGGTCGAAACGCTTGAGCGCTAA
- a CDS encoding Lrp/AsnC family transcriptional regulator, whose translation MKLDQYDFRILEILSRDGRITKSRLAEAINLSVSPCWERVRRLEREGIIEGYSARISDRARVALTSVWIQIELENHSVSVFERFERVMRDTPQVSECVAVGGGVDYLVLIEAESIDQYQRLIDRWLMEDLAIRRYFTYIVTKSIKKASSPLIRLRADNAN comes from the coding sequence ATGAAGCTCGATCAGTACGATTTTCGTATTCTCGAGATCCTGTCGCGTGACGGGCGCATCACCAAGTCGCGACTGGCCGAGGCCATCAACCTGTCGGTGAGCCCCTGCTGGGAGCGGGTCAGACGCCTTGAGCGTGAGGGCATCATCGAGGGCTACAGTGCCCGAATCAGCGACCGGGCTCGGGTAGCGTTGACGTCGGTATGGATTCAGATCGAGCTTGAGAACCACAGCGTCAGCGTCTTCGAGCGCTTTGAGCGAGTCATGCGCGACACGCCGCAGGTCAGTGAATGTGTGGCCGTGGGGGGCGGTGTGGATTATCTGGTACTGATCGAGGCCGAAAGCATCGATCAGTACCAGCGCCTGATCGATCGCTGGCTGATGGAGGATCTCGCCATTCGGCGCTACTTCACCTATATCGTGACCAAGTCCATCAAAAAGGCATCATCGCCGTTGATCCGGCTCAGGGCGGACAATGCAAATTGA